AGAGCTTGATTTCTTCAGGGGCTCGGGCAAACAACCCCTCCATTTCTTCTTTAATTTTATCTTGCCCGATACGGTCCACATGCTCCTGCACCAGAGGTCGCAGTATCCGCAGGATGGTCTCGTTGTAGGAAGGAAGTCCCAATTCCCCGTCCACCTGCAAGGCTTGCTCTACAGCCTTGGTGATTGCTTTCCCCGTGTCAGAGTAAGGGCGTAGGGCAGCATGGATGGCAGAGCTTACGGTCTTATCAAGCTCACTTTCAATTTTTGTCATCATGGCTTCACTGGAAAGTTTCTCCGCCACTGTCGTTTTAATGGCGTGTTCCAGAGCGTTATGGTTTAGAAAATCAGTCATCTTTAAATATCCTTGCGTGTAGAAAATTGCTTTTGGGCCGAGGCCTTCACACCTCGATCAACTCAGGCTCGACGGGGGAACGATCACCGCAGTAACCTTTGGGCTGACCGTTCACCAGATCGGTTTCAATGGTAATAGTGGTGGGGGAGTATTGCTCTGTCTTATACTTGACAGAGGCCTTGACGATGTAGCCACGCTTGGCCCAGTGGCGCTGCAATGTGGCAGCATTTCGTTTGGCAGCCAGTAGGTCGGCTAATCCAATGTCGGTATAACTGGCCATTTCAGGTCTCCATGTTAGAAGAAAAGGCTGGCGGCGGGGCCGCCAGAGGTGGCTTTAAGAGGCTTGCTGCAGCTCGGTCTCGTTGGGCTCCACAATGAAGTCCTCTCCATCAGAACCAACGGAAATGCCCTTGATGACTGCTGCCGTTGTTCGGTCCTCCAGCATAGCTTCCTTGTTGATCTCTTCCTTAATCCGCAGGAACCTCTTTTTCAGGCCAGCAGCCTTAATCGCTTCAATGACACTTTCTTTGCCGCGCACGGTGATCTTTGCCGGACGCAAGCGCCAGCTGATTTCGCCGGTGGCAAAGCGGTGAAACTTCACCCGGTTGTTCTGGGTCAGGCGGTCTCGGTTGGCCTCACAGAAAACTTTCAAGCCATCTTGCTTGGCACGGACCTGTTCCTGCAATGGGGCAATACGCTCCCCATACTCCTGGCTCAGTGCCGCCACCTTATCGTTCAACTCCGCCTCAATGCGCATCGCCTCGCGGTTAAGGTCGCCAATTTCGCGGATAGCCTCCCGCGCCTGACTGTCATCTTGAGGAATTGGAAGGGCTTCTGTTGCTGTTTTCAAACGTGCTCTCGCCATTTGGTGTCCTTTCATTTGGCAAGGTTGTAGTGCAGTCCCCGAAAGCTCTTCGGGAACTGGATGATTTTGGGGTCGTTCAAGTGCTCTTGGGCCACCTCTTGTTTGGGTAGGCCGAGCAGAATTTCCTGATCCTGCGCAACTTTCACTAAACGGCGCATATGGTAGGCAAACATTCTGGCTTCGCTGTCAGTCAGCTCTGGGCAGATTTCCTGCATCTCAATAAAGTAGTCATGCAAGACCTGAATGCTCTCACTCAGCATGGTCACTCTCCTCTTGCTCTTCTGGGCTGGCCTCCACATTCACCAAGGGGAACAGAG
This genomic window from Pseudovibrio sp. M1P-2-3 contains:
- a CDS encoding host-nuclease inhibitor Gam family protein, translating into MARARLKTATEALPIPQDDSQAREAIREIGDLNREAMRIEAELNDKVAALSQEYGERIAPLQEQVRAKQDGLKVFCEANRDRLTQNNRVKFHRFATGEISWRLRPAKITVRGKESVIEAIKAAGLKKRFLRIKEEINKEAMLEDRTTAAVIKGISVGSDGEDFIVEPNETELQQAS